The genomic DNA CCGGACCGCCGAGGAGGCCATGCACGCGGTGCGCGCCGGGCTGCCGGTCCTGGGCGAGCTGGGGCTGTGAGCGGCTGAGCCACGGACGCGTCGGGGCGCGCCTTTCACCCCGCCGCGCCCGATCCGAACCCCGTGCCGCTCGGCACGGACGCCGAATCCCCCGATACGTCCCGTTCACGGGGCATATCGGGGGATTCGGTGCGTCAGAGGGGTGCGCGAGGGCCCAGCCGGGTCACTCCTCGGCGTCGAGATCCTTCTCGAGCAGGTCAGCGAGAGCGCTCACCGACTCGTCGGCACCCTCGCCCTCGGCGCGCAGGGTGACCTCATCGCCCTTGCCGGCCCCGAGCGTCATCAGCATCAGCATGCTGGAGGCCTGCACGGGGCTGCCTCCGACCTTCTCGATGGTGACGGTCGCGGACTGCTCGCCGGCGGCCTGCGCGAAGATTCCCGCGGGGCGCGCGTGGAGCCCGGAGGCGCTGGCGATGGTGACGGTGCGCTCTGCCATGGTGTGTGCCTTTCGACGGACCGCCGCACTGCTCGCGGCGGATTCTGAGCGCGGTCGCCCGCGCCGGGTTCGTACGGTCTCGCTGAGGAATATACCCGGGATCAGCCGTTGGCCTGCCGGGCCGCGACCGCTCCCCGTGCCGCCGCGTACAGGGGATGGGGCGGCTCGAGGCCGGTGATCTCCGCCGTGGCGGCATCGGCGTCCTGCCTGCGCAGGATCCCCTGCAGGCGGTCCGCCTCCTCGTCGCCGTTCGGCGTGAAGGCGAGGGCGGCCGCGAAGGAGGCCAGCAGGCCCTCGTGACCCATCCCGCGTTCGGCGAGCTCTGCGGCCGGGCCGATGATGCGGTCGTGACGGGAGAGCTTGCGCAGCGGGGCCCGTCCCACGCGCTCGACCGGGTCGGGCAGGGCGGCGTTCGCGAAGCGGCCCAGCACCTTCGAGCGGTACGAGGCCATCTCCTCCTCGGCGAATCCGTACTTGGCCACCAGCAGGGACGACGTCTCGTCGAGCACGACGGAGACCTTCTCGGCCACCGTCGGGTCATCGATCGCCTCGGCGATCGTGGCGTGCCCGGCAGCCCAGCCGTCCCAGGCCGTGGTGGCGTGCCCGGTGTTGACCGTGAACAGCTTGCGCTCGATGTACGGGCCGAGGTCGTCCACCCAGGTGATGCCGGGGACGTCGAGCTCCTGACCGTCGAACGGAGTGCGGTCGACCGCCCATTCGTAGAAGTCCTCGACGGTGACGTCGAGCCCCGCGTCCTCGGCCTGCACCGGCACGATGCGGTCCACCGCGGTGTTCGAGAACAGCGCCTTGTCCTCGAGGTCGTCCCCGGCATAGTTGGCGCGGATCTCCTGTTCCAGCAGATCGGTCGCGTTGATCGCGTTCTCGCAGGCCATCACGACCAGGCGCGGAGACCCGGCGGGGCGGGCGGCGATGCCGGCGGCGATGTTCGGCGCGACGAAGCGCAGGATGTGGGCACCTACCGCCGTGGTGACGACCTCGGCTGCGGCGATCTGCTCCGTCAACCCTTCCGGGTCCTTCGTCGAGTCGGTCGCCGAGAAGCCGTCGACGACGGTGCGCGTGGGGTGCCGGCCGACGGTGCGGACCTCGTAGGAGTCCGCCTCCTGCAGCTGCGCGATGAGGGCCTCGGCGACGTCCGCGAACACCACCTGGTACCCGGCCTCGTGCAGCAGCAGGCCCACGAACCCGCGGCCGATGTTTCCTGCTCCGAAATGCACTGCCGTCATGCGTCCGACTCCTTCTCGTCGCCGAGGATCGCGCGGATCTCGTCGGTGGTGGTGGCCTGCTCCAGACGCTCGACCTGGGCGGGATCGGAGAAGGCCATGGCGACCTTCTGCAGCAGCTCGAGGTGCTCGTCGCCGACCCCCGCGATCCCGATGACGAACCTGGTGGGGTTCCCGTTCCAGTCGATGTCCTCGGGGTAGCGCACGAAGGACATCGCCGAGCGGGTGATGGACGACTTCGCCTCATTGGTGCCGTGGGGGATGGCCAGGCCGTTGCCCATGAACGTCGAGACCGTCGCCTCGCGGTCGTGCATGGCCTCGACGTAGCCCTCGTCGACCGCGCCCGCGGCTACCAGCAGGGCCCCGGCCTCGTCGATGCCGGAGGCCGAATCGGTGGCGCTTCCGGCGAGCACGATGCTCTCGGGGGAGAGGATCTCGGGCGCAGTCGCGGAACCGGGTCCCTCGTCGGCCGACGGCTCCGCCCCGGCACCCGTTCCCACGCCGACGCCTGCGCCTGCGGCGGTGCTCGCAGCCGCCTCGGACCCCGTGCCCTCCTCCGCGGCCTCGGGATCGTTGCGCTGCTGGACCAGCTCCACGACCTCGTCGTAGCGCGGGGAGTTCATGAACTGGTCCACGCTGACCTGGACGGCGGAGCCGGTGCGCTGGCGGGCGCGGTCGGTGAGCTCCTTCTGCGTGACGACCACGTCCCACTCGTCGGACAGGCTCGAGATCGCCTTGTTGGTGACCTCGACGTCGTCGAAGCCGGCCGCCCGGACCTTCTTGCGCAGCACCGTCGCGCCCATGGCGGAGGAGCCCATGCCCGCGTCGCAGGCGAAGACGATCTTCTCGATGCGGCCGGTGTGGCCGGAATCGTCGGCCGCAGAAGCGGCGCCGGCGGCTCCCGCGCCGGCGCCGGTCAGCGCGCCCGCGACGGAGGACTTCTTGCCCTTCATCTCCTCCATCTTGGCGGTGGCGGCCGCGATGTCGCCCTCCTCCTGCTTGCCGATCCGCAGCAGCAGCGCGGCGATCAGGAAGCTCACGACCGTCGCACCGATCACCGCGAGGGCGATGCCCAGATACGAGTCCGTGGTCGCATTGCCGAAGATCGCGATGATGGATCCCGGCGCCGCCGGGGCGCGCAGACCGGTGTCGAACAGGACGTTGAGGAAGACGCCCGTCATACCGCCGCCGACGGCGGCGAGGATCAGGGCGGGCTTCATGAGCACGTACGGGAAGTAGATCTCGTGGATGCCGCCGACGAACTGGATCAGCGCCGCACCGGGGGCGGAGGCGCGGGCGGCGCCTCGTCCGAAGAAGCTGTAGGCCAGGAGGATGCCGAAGCCCGGGCCGGGGTTCGCCTCGAGCAGGAACAGCACCGACTTGCCGTTCTGCGAGGCCTCCGTGAGTCCGAGCGGCGTCAGCACCCCGTGGTTGATCGCATTGTTCAGGAAGAACACCTTCGCGGGCTCGATGAGCAGCGAGACCAGGGGCAGCAGGCCGAGACTGATGAGTCCTTCGACGCCGGCGCCCAGCAGGTTCATCAGTCCGTTGACGATGGGCGCGAGACCGTAGAAGCCGATGAGGGCCATGAGGAAGCTGAAGATGCCCGCGGAGAACAGGTTGACCAGCATCTCGAAACCGGCCGGGATCCTCTCCTGCCACAGCTGGTCGAGCTTCTTCATCAGCCAGGCGGCCAGCGGCGCCATGATCATGGCGCCGATGAACATGTGGATCTGACCGATCTGCTCGTCCGACGGCTGCGTCAGGTTGAGCATCGTCACCAGCTCGTCGGAGCCGGCGATGACACCCATCGTCGCGACGACGCCGACGACGGCGCCGCGCGCCTCGTAGATCATCCGGCCGCCGGTGTTCGCGATCAGCAGCGGCAGCAGGTAGTGGATCGTCGGGTCGACGATCCCCAGGTGGGGATTGCCGGCGGCGTCCTCGAAACCGCCGAGGGCGGGAACGGGCGTGAAGCCGTCCTCGATGAAGAAGGCGGTGATGATGCCCCAGGCGATGAGGGCCGGGATGTTCGGCATCACCATGTTCGACAGGGAGGTGCCGACCTTCTGCAGGGCCACGCGCGGGCTGAAACCGCTCCTGGCCTCGGTGGTTGTGCTCATGAGACGTCCTCGGTGACATCCGGGGGCCCGCGGGCTCCGGGGGCGACGGCACGCGCCGGGTGACGCGCTGCGGCCGTGCGGGGCGACCCCGGGCATGAGTCGGAGGAGCTGCTCCGTCGGCGTGAGGGCAGTCTAGCCATGCAAGGCCCCGCGGCGGCTCCGATACCCTGGTCGGACATGTCTGCCGCCCCCGCCACCCGTCGCCTGTCCCTGCCCGAGCTCGAGGAGCTGTGCGCCGCGGCGGTCCTCTCCGCCGGCGGCTCGCGCGAGACGGCGGCGGCGCTCGCGAGGGCGACCTGTGCCGCCGAGCGTCGGGGCCGGAGCGCCGTCGGCGCCGCGCACCTGCCCGACTACCTCGACGGCCTGTGCAGCGGCCGCATCGACGGGCACGCTGTCCCGCGTCTCGAGCACCGGCGCGCGGCGGCGCTGGCCGTCGACGCCCGCGGCGGCATCGCCCAGCTGGCCTTCGAGCACGCGCTGGAATCCTTCGCGGACGCGGCGCGCAGCTGCGGTGTGGCGGTGCTGTCGATGCACGAGGCGTTCAGCGCCGGCGAGCTCGGCCACTACGCGGCGCAGATGGCGGAACAGGGGCTGATCGGCCTGGCCTGCGCGAACTCCCCGGCGCTGATGGCCGTGCACGGGGCGCGCGAGGCGGTCACCGGCACGAACCCCCTCGCGTTCGCGCTGCCGCATCCCGACGGGCCCCGGGTCATGGATCAGGCCAGCAGCGCGACGGCCTGGGTGCGGGTCCGGGACGCTGCCCGAGCGGACGAGCAGATTCCCGCAGGCTGGGCGCTGGACGGGACCGGCGAGCCCACCACGGACGCCGAGGAGGCACTGGCCGGAGCCCTGCTGCCGTTCGGCGGCACCAAGGGCGCGAACATCGCGCTCATGATCGAGATGCTCGCCGCCCTCTCCGGTGGATCCTTCTCCCTGGACGCCGCTCCCTTCGACCGCGGCTCCCGCTCGCCCCGGCTGGGACTGTTCGTCCTCGCCGTCGACCCCGAGGCGTTCGACCCCGGGTACGCCGGACGCCTGGCGGAGCATCTGGACCGGCTCCGCCGTGAGCACGCGGCGGGCTTCGGACGACCCCGGCCCCCGATCACGGAGGTCGAGCTGCCCGAGGACCTCTATCGGATGCTGCGCGCCGCGCAGGGACAGGAGCAGCAGCGATGAGGAGCAGTCGCGTCCTCCCCGTCATCGATACCCACGTCGAGGGGCTGCCGGTCCGGGTCGTCACCGGCGGCGTGCCCGCCATGCCCGGCCGCACCATGGACGAGCGCCGCCGCTGGTTCCTGGAGAACTCCGATCACCTGCGCACTCTGCTGATGTGCGAGCCGCGGGGGAACGGGTGGATGTCCGGGGCGATCCTGCAGCCCTCGACTCGCGAGGACGCCGACTGGGGCGTGCTGTTCATCGAGGTCACCGGTGTGCTGCCGGTGTGCGGCGCCGGTACCATCGCGGTGGCCACCGCCCTGGTCGAGGCCGGTATGGTCGAGGTGACCGAGCCCGTCACGACCGTACGGCTCGACGCCCCGATCGGGCTGATCACCGCCGAGGTGCGGGTGCGCGAGGGCCGGGCCGAGTCCGTCACCATCACGGGCGTGCCCTCCTACGCGCAGGCCCGCGACCAGCACCTCGAGGTGCCCGGCCGGGGCCAGATCGACGTCGACCTCGCCTTCGGCGGCAACTTCTACGCATTCGTCGACGCCGCGAGCCTGGGGCTCGTCGTCGAGCGGCCGGCGGCCGAGGAGCTGATCGTCGCCGGGCGCGACATCATGGCCGCGGTGAACGAGCAGCTGCCCGTGCGCCACCCCCTCAACGGCTTCGAGGGCTGCGAGCACGTGGTGTTCCTGGCCCCCTGCTCCGACGCCCGCCGGGCGCGGCATGCGCTCGTGAACCATCCCGGCTGGATGGACCGTTCGCCCGGCGGCACCGGGACCAGCGCGCTGATGGCCGTGCACCACGCCCGCGGGGACCTGGACCTGGGCACCGACTTCGTCAACGAGTCCCTCCTCGGCACCACCTTCACCGGGCGCCTCATCGAGCGCACGAGCGTGGGCGACCACGTGGCCGTCGTCCCCACCATCACCGGCCGGGCCTGGATCACGGCGACCGCCCAGCTGATGCTCGACCCCACCGACCCGTTCCCGGCCGGCTTCACCATCTGAGCCGACGCGCCGACGTCGGGCTCAGCGCCTGCTCAGCGCCGTCACCACACGGCGCGGAGCACTCGGATCGCGTCCTCCAGATCGAGGCCGTCCTGACGCCCCGCGGAGGCGAGGCGGCGGGCAGATCGGGCGACGGCGGGGGAGACCGGGGACGCCTGGTCGCTGACCCGGGTCCCGGAGCCCGCTCGGGAGACGATCAGCCCGTCGGACTCCAGTGCTCGATAAGCCTTCGCGACGGTGCCCGGGGCGACCTGCAGGTCCGTCGCGAGCTGCCGGACGGAGGGCAGGCGATCCCCGCGGGCGAGCGCTCCGGTCGTGATCAGTCCGGTGATCCGGTCACGGATCTGCTCGGACGGGTTCCCGCCGGTCGGGGAGATCTCGATGATCATGCCGGGACCTTCTCGCGCGCCGACTGGGTCGGCCGGCTCCGAGAACTGAGCGCGGTGACGATCCACAGCGCCAGCCCGATCGACCCGGCGAGCAGCGCGCCGCCCCCGAGAACGGGAGTCAGCGCGGCGAAGGAGGTTCCGGACCGGAAATTCTCACCGGACGCGGCTCCCACGGTGAGGCTCATCGAGGAGGTCACCTCCAGTGACCTGAGCACCGTCGCGAGGTGCAGGAGCAGGGCTCCGGTCGCGATGCGGGCGACGTTCGTGCTCCGCAATCGGCGCCGGGCGATGTCCGCCTCGACGTCCTCGGTGT from Brachybacterium sacelli includes the following:
- a CDS encoding GntR family transcriptional regulator codes for the protein MIIEISPTGGNPSEQIRDRITGLITTGALARGDRLPSVRQLATDLQVAPGTVAKAYRALESDGLIVSRAGSGTRVSDQASPVSPAVARSARRLASAGRQDGLDLEDAIRVLRAVW
- a CDS encoding PTS mannitol transporter subunit IICBA; amino-acid sequence: MSTTTEARSGFSPRVALQKVGTSLSNMVMPNIPALIAWGIITAFFIEDGFTPVPALGGFEDAAGNPHLGIVDPTIHYLLPLLIANTGGRMIYEARGAVVGVVATMGVIAGSDELVTMLNLTQPSDEQIGQIHMFIGAMIMAPLAAWLMKKLDQLWQERIPAGFEMLVNLFSAGIFSFLMALIGFYGLAPIVNGLMNLLGAGVEGLISLGLLPLVSLLIEPAKVFFLNNAINHGVLTPLGLTEASQNGKSVLFLLEANPGPGFGILLAYSFFGRGAARASAPGAALIQFVGGIHEIYFPYVLMKPALILAAVGGGMTGVFLNVLFDTGLRAPAAPGSIIAIFGNATTDSYLGIALAVIGATVVSFLIAALLLRIGKQEEGDIAAATAKMEEMKGKKSSVAGALTGAGAGAAGAASAADDSGHTGRIEKIVFACDAGMGSSAMGATVLRKKVRAAGFDDVEVTNKAISSLSDEWDVVVTQKELTDRARQRTGSAVQVSVDQFMNSPRYDEVVELVQQRNDPEAAEEGTGSEAAASTAAGAGVGVGTGAGAEPSADEGPGSATAPEILSPESIVLAGSATDSASGIDEAGALLVAAGAVDEGYVEAMHDREATVSTFMGNGLAIPHGTNEAKSSITRSAMSFVRYPEDIDWNGNPTRFVIGIAGVGDEHLELLQKVAMAFSDPAQVERLEQATTTDEIRAILGDEKESDA
- a CDS encoding HPr family phosphocarrier protein translates to MAERTVTIASASGLHARPAGIFAQAAGEQSATVTIEKVGGSPVQASSMLMLMTLGAGKGDEVTLRAEGEGADESVSALADLLEKDLDAEE
- a CDS encoding proline racemase family protein, encoding MRSSRVLPVIDTHVEGLPVRVVTGGVPAMPGRTMDERRRWFLENSDHLRTLLMCEPRGNGWMSGAILQPSTREDADWGVLFIEVTGVLPVCGAGTIAVATALVEAGMVEVTEPVTTVRLDAPIGLITAEVRVREGRAESVTITGVPSYAQARDQHLEVPGRGQIDVDLAFGGNFYAFVDAASLGLVVERPAAEELIVAGRDIMAAVNEQLPVRHPLNGFEGCEHVVFLAPCSDARRARHALVNHPGWMDRSPGGTGTSALMAVHHARGDLDLGTDFVNESLLGTTFTGRLIERTSVGDHVAVVPTITGRAWITATAQLMLDPTDPFPAGFTI
- a CDS encoding mannitol-1-phosphate 5-dehydrogenase gives rise to the protein MTAVHFGAGNIGRGFVGLLLHEAGYQVVFADVAEALIAQLQEADSYEVRTVGRHPTRTVVDGFSATDSTKDPEGLTEQIAAAEVVTTAVGAHILRFVAPNIAAGIAARPAGSPRLVVMACENAINATDLLEQEIRANYAGDDLEDKALFSNTAVDRIVPVQAEDAGLDVTVEDFYEWAVDRTPFDGQELDVPGITWVDDLGPYIERKLFTVNTGHATTAWDGWAAGHATIAEAIDDPTVAEKVSVVLDETSSLLVAKYGFAEEEMASYRSKVLGRFANAALPDPVERVGRAPLRKLSRHDRIIGPAAELAERGMGHEGLLASFAAALAFTPNGDEEADRLQGILRRQDADAATAEITGLEPPHPLYAAARGAVAARQANG
- a CDS encoding Ldh family oxidoreductase, with the translated sequence MSAAPATRRLSLPELEELCAAAVLSAGGSRETAAALARATCAAERRGRSAVGAAHLPDYLDGLCSGRIDGHAVPRLEHRRAAALAVDARGGIAQLAFEHALESFADAARSCGVAVLSMHEAFSAGELGHYAAQMAEQGLIGLACANSPALMAVHGAREAVTGTNPLAFALPHPDGPRVMDQASSATAWVRVRDAARADEQIPAGWALDGTGEPTTDAEEALAGALLPFGGTKGANIALMIEMLAALSGGSFSLDAAPFDRGSRSPRLGLFVLAVDPEAFDPGYAGRLAEHLDRLRREHAAGFGRPRPPITEVELPEDLYRMLRAAQGQEQQR